A segment of the Corylus avellana chromosome ca2, CavTom2PMs-1.0 genome:
TCCAACAACAAGCTTCGGCCTATAATGAGGGCCCTTTGGCTTATATTAATGGGAGCTTCAATCAAGCTATTCCTTACTCTGATATGGAAACGACAGAGCCTCTCCAACAACAAGCTTCGGCCTATAATGGGGGCTTCACTCATGAATACACTAATCAAGTTGCTTCTAACTCTTATATGGAAAACACACAGCCTCTCCAGCAGCAACAGTCTTTGGCCTATAACAATTATATTGGGGGCTTCACCAATCAAGCTGTTCCTTACTCTGAGCCTCTCCAGCAACAGTCTTCGACGACTGAGATGATGAGGGAGCCTCCCCAGCAGCAACAATCTTCTCATTTTACCGATATGGGAATGGTGTATATGCGAAGCATGATTCAACCGCCATTAATGCAATCATCTTCTTTTGGATTAGCTCCTATTCTTGAAGCAGCTGAAAATGGCACTTCTGGTACATTGGAAGCCATAGTTTTTGAATCTTTTCGTGCTAAGCAGAAGAAAGATGATGATGTTGCAGTCCAACTACCCCCCGACGATAGTGGTAAGCAGGCCGAGGACAAAGACGATGTTATCCTGCAACCCGACGATGGTGGTGAGGGGCTTGACATATTCGAAGATTGGTCTCGTGAACTGGGAGACATAATTGATACTGACTATCTTCTACCATGAAGTTTTGCATGATACTACACCTTCCACGACAATCACCTAATTTATTGTTTACTACTTACGCTTTTTTGGACTGCTTTTGGGATATTTTTCGCTTTAATTTGTTGTCATTTATGATTTATGGATTTCCATTTATCGATCTGTTGCTTTTATGCCTATATAGATATATGTATCTTCTTTTCCTTGCCTGTGTCCCAGCTGCTTTAGGGATCTGGATTGGGTTAAAGGGTATTGAAACCGTCATGCCCTTTTTCGCTTTTTGTTGGTAtgtaatttgtttcttttataaaaCTTTGCCTACTTTAACTATCTTCTTTGGTACGTGGTATATATCAGATCCTTTTGATGGGTCGGGTTATTTTTTTTACCCATTTCCAACCGTTGTATGGATGACtttgttacttttgttttttattctcttGTAGTCTTTCCCTTTTCCCCTTCCCcgtattgaattaaaaaaaaaataacatccatgaaaattaaatactacaatttttaaCAACTTTCAGCTAACcaactttgagaaaaatatatagttttggATATTCATTCATATTTATATACGTGTGTTCAACAATTCAGTTGTAAGATTCATGGTGCTTGCTTGCATTGATAGTTTTtatggagtaatgctataagtcttcttaaaattttcttagagtcatcccaaatgtgatgtgggttttaaaatcacagttgaatttgagatgtgatttattgacttttgatttattggtaattttaaaatccaCATCACATTTTGGATGACTGATTTAGGAAGATTTATAATATTACTCGTTTTTATGATTTGATATTTAGCAATGGtatatatcatcattttatCCTTACTTTTAtgggtgaaaaggcgggcgaTTATTAACCACCCaccaaaaatgatgaaaaactACAAATTTGGGTCAGAGgggtcaaatttttatttatttttttaatgaaaagaaaactaatgttgaacaaaaattaattaaaaatattaaataatataactaacgaaataaataaacaattcaacaaatttaatcattatttaaaacatataaatgtaacttacaatttattttgttatgcctaacgttaatttattttattgtcatcAATGAGTCTTCATATCATATGCTCTTCAGATTTAATTGGTCTCTATTACCATGATggtattcataattttttttcttaagcaatgATTTACCGACAAATATGCAAAACCTATCATGGCACAAGcttgtttagaattttattgGAGCATAATGAAATCATTACTTTTTTTCATAATCTCATGTAACtataattatatgaaaatataagtaatatacataacaaaaactatatatattcataatattaatttaaaatagcaatataaatataaaattttaatcaatGTTAAAGTGTAATtacataccttttttttttttttttttttttttgacaaatatgACTACCCGGAAGAAATATAATAGCGAATCGCACTGAGACAAGTCGGATGTCATTTTTACCGTTTCACAAATTgcacttttattttaaatatatagataggtgcgtttgagattgcaatttcgtaagaataatttacgtttttaaaagatatagcAAAACTTAAGGcatttggcattgcaatttaaaaagtacttaatctaaaataggaaaaaaaaaatgcaatttctaTAAGCTAGCTAGgagtgtttatttgaaaaactgcgaatttaaacaaaaattatgattttgcataacaaataaaaaaaaaattaacataattatCAAACacctttgcaattttaaaaagtaacgatttcaTCAACGTTTATAACTTTATTAAGgcccacttcaaaaaaaaaaaaaaaaaaaacattttattaaaGTCAATGTATCACTCTTTTTAACTTGCGGGTCATTTGGAAATTTTGTGTCTCAAGTCTTGAACTCTACAAGCATTTCTCCAATTATTTAAACGGTGCGTATTTCCTTTATGTAAACGGCgtgtttttgccaaaaaaatcaGAAGTCACTTGTCTTCCCATCTTCCTTTTTCTACCTTACATGCATCGTACCTAATAGCCTAACGCCTGAAACTACAatgatagaaaaataaataaataaaaatcacgTCGGCAGCCAAGCGTGAATCCAGTCTGAAAAATATTTGTCTGTGTAAAGTGGATGCCCCCTGATGATCGCTTGATGATTGTTTGAGCGTGGGCTTCAAAAAAATTCTACTAGAGCAAGGGGGAATTTTGGGGGGTGAGGAGGGCACTTGACCCCTCTCGACCCCTCTCCCTCCGCCCCTGCCGCTAACTgcctttatgtatattatataatacatattatatttatatatattaaaatatatcaaaatacaTGAAACATcgttatttttgtgtttaaatattgtttgaatattttatatattattctaggGTTTATTGTCTTTCTTATTAAGGTTTATTCCCTATTTTAATTAGTCTATGGTTATTTGCCTATCACTCATAgcatctctataaatagaggcatctatattcattcatatatattaGACTCAATATAATGTAGTCTATTATATTTTTCGCtctttccctcttctctctctctttcttccgctctCCACAATATattcacaatatatttaacatggtatcagagccactttttTGTGGCCTCTAATAAACATCTTTGACGTTTTTAGGCGTTCTCTCTGGCGATCTCACTTTTCCGGTTGTCCGTGCGCTGCCAAACGGTCATTCgctcaaaatctcttccacGCCTTCATCTCAGCCTCATCTGGCAAAATTTATACTAGAATCAAGGTTGCAAGGCACAGATCTACCAATCTGTCGAAGATCGGCCACCCACGGAACTCCACGCGCCATCAGAAGTTTCTCCACGCGCCGCCATGTCTAGTGGATCGGTCTAGTTTTCAGACCATTCGACAGATCTACCACCGCTTGTCCTGGAGCAGTTCGAAAATCCACCATCAGAGCTCTGACGTGCTGCCATGCGCTGGTCGAAGCACCTGCGCGTGGGCTTCACGCGCCACGGTATGGTCGCCAGTGAAGGTGCATGTACCACATGCGCCAGACTCTGCTCCTCTGTCGAGTAGCCAAGCGGTAGCCTTTCAGCgagccacgtcagccctagccACATCATCGGGGCTCCAACCTGGTCCAAAACTGATTTCTAACCGAGTCATCGGGGTTCAAATCGGGTCCTCCAACCAGATCCAAAACCGGTTTCTAACCGGGTCATCGGAGTTCTAAACCG
Coding sequences within it:
- the LOC132169018 gene encoding NAC domain-containing protein 2-like, with the protein product MERKRKQFAQGIGGVRSDAYFESIPPGWQFRPSKKHLLGYLKAKVLKQPLPANRIHEADLYAHHPQDLTGMHKLIRETGWYFFCQRKRKYPNGSRPDRGAGGGVWKVTGKEYEIEVDGKIIGFKNSLEYYEGKNPNDKTDWRMHELRMPDDVAPPIKIGEQGMKLNDCVLCKVYENSRKAKKMDEDETETPKGVSSTTKPLQQQASAYNEGPLAYINGSFNQAIPYSDMETTEPLQQQASAYNGGFTHEYTNQVASNSYMENTQPLQQQQSLAYNNYIGGFTNQAVPYSEPLQQQSSTTEMMREPPQQQQSSHFTDMGMVYMRSMIQPPLMQSSSFGLAPILEAAENGTSGTLEAIVFESFRAKQKKDDDVAVQLPPDDSGKQAEDKDDVILQPDDGGEGLDIFEDWSRELGDIIDTDYLLP